In one Halorubrum sp. CBA1229 genomic region, the following are encoded:
- a CDS encoding TrmB family transcriptional regulator sugar-binding domain-containing protein, whose protein sequence is MDDRTLNDLLRRFGLSDKEIDTYLSLLEHGEAKASTIADAAGVSKRYVYSVSESLADRGFVEVNDHVVPTTIRANPPDEVINRLRSDVDAIRPGLEERFSRVERSVEQFEVIKSRVTVIKRIRSLLGDAESEAALSITADHLPEIRESLSDAVDRGVLVLLVVSDAEDDLAEEDLDVDAFEGVASVVRTWSEAMPTLLTVDSAAGVVAPPELLRRSDTDRQAIHFSQEQLAPVIVGSFLGNYWPAATEAATAPPAPLPAEYANFRHTVLQATLRLRAGQLPRVTVGGRWTESDEPVELDGRVVEAKQGMVEPTNNEFPVQHSLVVETDDGTVTVGGKGAFVEDVEADLVRIEAGDDDESGGTADAE, encoded by the coding sequence ATGGACGACCGGACGCTGAACGACCTCCTCCGCCGGTTCGGGCTCTCGGACAAGGAGATCGACACGTATCTCAGTCTCTTGGAGCACGGCGAGGCGAAGGCGAGCACGATCGCGGACGCCGCCGGCGTGTCGAAGCGCTACGTCTACAGCGTGAGCGAGTCGCTCGCGGACCGCGGGTTCGTCGAGGTGAACGACCACGTCGTGCCGACGACGATCCGCGCGAACCCGCCCGACGAGGTGATAAACCGGCTCCGCTCCGACGTCGACGCGATCCGGCCCGGGCTGGAGGAGCGCTTCTCGCGGGTGGAGCGGTCCGTCGAGCAGTTCGAGGTGATCAAGTCCCGCGTCACCGTCATCAAGCGGATCCGCTCGCTGCTCGGCGACGCCGAGTCGGAGGCGGCGCTGTCGATCACGGCCGACCACCTCCCCGAGATCCGCGAGTCGCTCTCGGACGCGGTCGACCGGGGCGTCCTCGTGCTCCTCGTCGTCTCGGACGCCGAGGACGACCTCGCCGAGGAGGACCTCGACGTCGACGCGTTCGAGGGCGTCGCCAGCGTCGTCCGGACGTGGAGCGAGGCGATGCCCACGCTGCTCACCGTCGACTCCGCGGCCGGCGTCGTCGCCCCGCCCGAGCTCCTCCGCCGGTCCGACACCGACCGACAGGCGATCCACTTCTCGCAGGAGCAGCTCGCGCCCGTCATCGTCGGCTCCTTCCTCGGGAACTACTGGCCGGCCGCGACCGAGGCCGCGACCGCGCCGCCGGCGCCGCTGCCGGCGGAGTACGCGAACTTCCGGCACACCGTCCTGCAGGCGACCCTGCGCCTCCGCGCCGGACAGCTCCCGCGCGTGACCGTCGGCGGGCGGTGGACGGAGAGCGACGAGCCGGTCGAGCTCGACGGCCGCGTCGTCGAGGCGAAACAGGGGATGGTCGAGCCGACGAACAACGAGTTCCCGGTCCAACACTCACTCGTCGTGGAGACCGACGACGGCACCGTCACCGTGGGCGGCAAGGGCGCGTTCGTCGAGGACGTCGAGGCCGACCTCGTGCGGATCGAGGCCGGCGACGACGACGAGTCCGGCGGCACCGCCGACGCCGAGTAG
- a CDS encoding alpha-amylase family glycosyl hydrolase, with protein sequence MHEPGPPRTTSVGESVELAPRSPDPDGTYEWTVRDAPDGSAVGAGDGPEKGGSEAERREPVLRRGETSRSDAPVVHLRPDAPGTYVLTLDAPDGTHRQRVRAFPDERREAELRVPAADLPVDDADVDRVSLMWAHNERLLARDRPERDGDDWVVEARVPPGRHGFSFVANDDPSNEHGDVVEVSGPGRPRLSLDACVEESEGGGGYGSTVVLTADVDAPPRLGDGDASDEPRVDVEFLVDDRDADPETVARIESLADGATLAVPLDEIPDEALGGDGIRVHAVPRAERYGAAETVRIGPDDDERTAEDGGDDASLTVSDPHAPPEWTDSPTIYEVFVRSFAGDTLPTTFREIERRVPYLESLRVDALWLTPVLASPTEHGYHVTDYYETASDLGSREAFESLVETCHDAGIRVVFDLVINHTSRDHPAFQLHAAGVDEYADHYRRADGAFDVTGTDWAELAPGDMPEYYFNWRRIPNLNFDSPTVRAWLLDVVDEWAAVVDGFRADVAWGVPHGFWKEVADRVPDDVLLLDETLPHDPFYGEGEFDLHYDTSLYEVLCDAGAGEAPADAVADAFDRAAWLGFDDPAAQLRYVENHDEERYLAEYGRDALKAAAATVFALPGAPMIYAGQERGNETYRGPIRWHDGDNNLTDFHRDLAALREREPVLREGAVDFEAADVRVVDGDPERVTAWVRAAENRDDPLLVVVNFASEPATVAVPERVETDLFADRAVGAEVDVEAVAVFK encoded by the coding sequence ATGCACGAACCCGGGCCCCCGCGGACGACGAGCGTCGGCGAATCGGTCGAGCTGGCGCCGCGCTCCCCGGATCCGGACGGGACATACGAGTGGACGGTCCGCGACGCGCCCGACGGGAGCGCCGTCGGCGCCGGCGACGGGCCTGAAAAAGGTGGATCGGAGGCCGAACGGCGGGAGCCGGTCCTCCGCCGCGGCGAGACGAGCCGATCGGACGCGCCGGTCGTCCACCTCCGGCCCGACGCGCCGGGGACCTACGTCCTGACGCTCGACGCGCCCGACGGGACGCACCGCCAGCGGGTGCGCGCCTTCCCGGACGAACGCCGGGAGGCGGAGCTGCGCGTGCCCGCTGCGGACCTCCCGGTGGACGACGCCGACGTCGACCGCGTCTCGCTGATGTGGGCGCACAACGAGCGCCTCCTCGCCCGCGACCGCCCCGAGCGCGACGGCGACGACTGGGTGGTCGAGGCCCGCGTGCCGCCCGGGCGTCACGGGTTCAGCTTCGTCGCCAACGACGACCCGAGCAACGAGCACGGCGACGTCGTCGAGGTCTCCGGACCGGGCCGCCCCCGCCTCTCGCTCGACGCGTGCGTGGAGGAGAGCGAAGGCGGCGGAGGATATGGCTCGACGGTCGTTCTGACGGCCGACGTCGACGCCCCGCCGAGGCTGGGCGACGGCGACGCGTCGGACGAGCCCCGCGTCGACGTCGAGTTCCTCGTCGACGACCGCGACGCGGATCCCGAGACGGTCGCGCGGATCGAGTCACTCGCGGACGGTGCCACGCTCGCGGTTCCGCTCGATGAAATCCCCGACGAGGCCCTCGGCGGCGACGGCATCCGGGTCCACGCGGTCCCGCGCGCGGAGCGGTACGGGGCCGCCGAGACGGTGCGGATCGGGCCCGACGACGACGAACGGACCGCCGAAGACGGCGGCGACGACGCGTCGCTCACGGTGAGCGACCCCCACGCGCCGCCCGAGTGGACCGACTCGCCGACGATATACGAGGTCTTCGTCCGGTCGTTCGCGGGCGACACCCTGCCGACCACGTTCCGCGAGATCGAGCGCCGCGTGCCGTACTTGGAGAGCCTGCGCGTCGACGCGCTCTGGCTGACGCCCGTGCTGGCCTCGCCGACGGAGCACGGCTACCACGTCACCGACTACTACGAGACGGCGAGCGACCTCGGCTCTCGGGAGGCGTTCGAGTCGCTGGTCGAGACCTGCCACGACGCCGGCATTCGGGTGGTCTTCGACCTCGTCATCAACCACACCTCCCGCGATCATCCCGCCTTCCAGCTGCACGCTGCCGGCGTCGACGAGTACGCCGACCACTACCGGCGGGCCGACGGCGCGTTCGACGTGACCGGCACCGACTGGGCGGAGCTCGCTCCCGGCGACATGCCGGAGTACTACTTCAACTGGCGGCGGATCCCCAACCTCAACTTCGACAGCCCGACGGTCCGCGCGTGGCTGCTGGACGTGGTCGACGAGTGGGCCGCCGTCGTCGACGGCTTCCGCGCCGACGTGGCGTGGGGGGTCCCGCACGGCTTCTGGAAGGAGGTCGCCGACCGCGTCCCCGACGACGTACTCCTCCTCGACGAGACGCTCCCGCACGACCCCTTCTACGGCGAGGGGGAGTTCGACCTCCACTACGACACCTCCCTGTACGAGGTCCTCTGCGACGCCGGCGCGGGCGAGGCGCCCGCGGACGCGGTCGCCGACGCGTTCGACCGCGCCGCGTGGCTCGGCTTCGACGACCCGGCCGCGCAGCTGCGCTACGTCGAGAACCACGACGAGGAGCGGTACCTCGCCGAGTACGGCCGGGACGCGCTGAAGGCCGCCGCCGCGACCGTCTTCGCGCTCCCCGGCGCGCCGATGATCTACGCCGGGCAGGAGCGCGGCAACGAGACGTACCGGGGCCCGATCCGGTGGCACGACGGCGACAACAACCTCACCGACTTCCACCGCGACCTCGCCGCGCTCCGCGAGCGCGAGCCGGTCCTCCGCGAGGGCGCCGTCGACTTCGAGGCCGCCGACGTGCGCGTCGTCGACGGCGACCCCGAGCGGGTGACTGCGTGGGTCCGCGCCGCGGAGAATCGAGACGACCCTCTCCTCGTCGTCGTCAACTTCGCGAGCGAGCCGGCGACCGTCGCGGTGCCGGAGCGAGTCGAGACCGACCTGTTCGCGGACCGGGCGGTCGGTGCCGAAGTCGACGTCGAAGCCGTCGCGGTTTTTAAATAA